The proteins below come from a single Candidatus Hydrogenedentota bacterium genomic window:
- a CDS encoding DUF2961 domain-containing protein, which produces MKRHIVCVFLVAALAGTAAFAGNAIAFGEMQDLTRLQPGRTMRSSTSDPDWHNGNGDARRVPPGETLVLAELEGPGEIRHLWNTIAADERGYSRLLVLRMYWDGEEQPSVEAPVGDFFGIGHGIDKPYVTLPFKVSSEGRARNCYWPMPFRKSARITVTNEGRKMVHAFYSYVDWRKLPGLPEDTVYFHAMYRQEYPTVMGQNYLIAEIAGRGHYVGTVLSVEQLTEGWFGEGDDFFFIDGEEEPSLRGTGTEDYFCDAWGFREQDGPFYGTPLFEGYEAMNRTSAYRWHIADPVVFEKSLRVEIEHKGAAFDEEGKVISGFSERSDNFSSVAYWYQTEPHKPFPALPAAYDRLSIDYANMLEAEQWLESAVTDSVAPGKQEGGGWSGGGQAFWTPAEPDKSLTLSFGVGEAGTYNILLVLTHSYDYGIFEFSLDGQPLGKALDLYNQSIAVKEHYMGTRELAAGRHTITAKNVGKAAGSTGYYFGFDGMILSRK; this is translated from the coding sequence ATGAAACGTCACATCGTTTGCGTGTTTCTGGTCGCGGCGCTGGCCGGTACGGCGGCGTTCGCGGGCAACGCCATCGCTTTCGGAGAAATGCAGGACCTTACCCGGCTCCAGCCGGGCCGCACCATGCGATCGTCGACCAGCGATCCCGACTGGCATAACGGCAACGGCGACGCGCGCCGCGTTCCCCCGGGCGAAACGCTCGTGCTGGCCGAGCTCGAGGGGCCCGGCGAGATCCGACACCTCTGGAACACCATCGCGGCCGACGAGCGGGGTTATTCGCGCCTCCTGGTTCTGCGCATGTATTGGGACGGCGAGGAACAGCCGTCCGTCGAGGCGCCCGTCGGCGATTTCTTCGGTATCGGCCACGGAATAGACAAGCCCTACGTGACCCTGCCGTTCAAAGTGTCGTCCGAGGGCCGCGCGCGGAACTGCTATTGGCCCATGCCGTTCCGCAAATCCGCACGAATCACGGTCACCAACGAGGGCCGCAAGATGGTCCACGCGTTTTATTCCTACGTGGATTGGCGGAAACTTCCCGGCCTGCCTGAGGACACCGTTTACTTCCACGCCATGTACCGCCAGGAATACCCCACGGTCATGGGACAGAATTACCTCATCGCGGAGATCGCGGGCCGCGGGCATTACGTGGGCACGGTGCTCAGCGTCGAGCAGCTTACCGAAGGATGGTTCGGCGAGGGCGACGATTTCTTCTTCATCGACGGCGAGGAAGAACCGAGCCTGCGCGGCACGGGCACCGAGGACTACTTCTGCGACGCGTGGGGCTTCCGCGAACAAGACGGGCCGTTCTACGGCACCCCCCTGTTCGAGGGTTACGAAGCCATGAACCGCACCAGCGCCTACCGGTGGCACATCGCGGACCCGGTGGTGTTCGAGAAGTCCTTGCGCGTAGAGATTGAACACAAGGGTGCGGCGTTCGATGAAGAAGGCAAGGTCATCTCGGGGTTCAGCGAACGCTCGGACAATTTCTCATCGGTCGCCTACTGGTACCAGACCGAGCCTCACAAACCCTTCCCCGCGTTGCCGGCAGCCTACGACCGCCTGAGCATCGATTACGCAAACATGCTCGAAGCGGAACAGTGGCTTGAGTCCGCGGTAACCGATTCGGTCGCGCCCGGCAAACAGGAGGGAGGCGGCTGGAGCGGCGGCGGCCAGGCCTTCTGGACGCCTGCCGAGCCGGACAAGTCGCTGACGCTCAGTTTCGGCGTCGGCGAAGCGGGCACGTACAATATCTTGCTCGTCCTGACTCACTCCTACGACTACGGCATCTTCGAGTTCTCGCTGGACGGCCAGCCCCTCGGCAAAGCCCTCGACCTCTACAACCAGTCCATCGCCGTCAAAGAGCATTACATGGGCACGCGCGAACTCGCTGCAGGCAGACACACGATCACGGCGAAGAACGTGGGCAAGGCAGCCGGCTCTACAGGCTATTACTTTGGGTTTGACGGCATGATCCTGAGCCGGAAATAG
- a CDS encoding tetratricopeptide repeat protein, with protein sequence MGRYEKQGDCRTRRLRVSRIHFLAGFLAIAAGCGMPDVSPVQSANRPHGLPLYDTVKQAASDWKSARFQRDALPGLVVAAGQKFNQQNIAEHFGDVVLDPQRLVVTETTKVRVYFVGEASGYKNAVGINLSGVRIDEGDPKLLIPDETCRLKLYEAATLVKGDPPQLPMEPFGERTEEFLLQPGDFVDLGRIEAGTHLNFFLVSQDQGRVYTPVPEANPDGIPHMVALALEDSPYMVISFEDMYQGGDRDFSDCVLAVEMSHYNIQALLGRIDPWRRAKQLALLIAIVTVVVGGPLAYLSWRTYRRLKRLRAASARAKALLEANKPDAALKEIANAHHEYGNNVTPEFTGVEIDVCAHLSDIGGLARVYDVNAKAFVDKEDASLLVGQARIAEERLEPYGEVRELWRNRGSHPGAWLGLDADALIVQEKHKQAESLLQRHRFDGPEDSFRLARLASLTSRKDPGKALELADAALKQNPNSPDIHRFRGEMLEAQGAFDKARAAFEQSVRLAPRNPLLRDALGEFLRRRGDYAAALAVWTKALEHNATGALWMKALFWRRIARPIPLEIEKLLVPEDSLEPLVRFLAELPPSRFWDDAPFDRIADDRPDLASRQEVFWLRLSQALKTTREPEALTLLNLNRFGARSWQSELESALPRVLTYRRLKFMDPSLPRAAVDSRTPRHPFFETLDAWTRGRAAVPEVFQRLVLSDSVFAAAYLAAGWYEAGLMLLPVAVFQGEWPDWFLRDVFDAVRACRGEDKARQFLKQHQRPNG encoded by the coding sequence GTGGGCAGGTACGAAAAGCAGGGTGATTGCCGGACCCGGCGGCTGCGTGTATCCCGCATACACTTTCTGGCTGGCTTCCTGGCAATAGCGGCGGGCTGCGGCATGCCTGACGTGTCGCCCGTCCAATCCGCCAACCGTCCCCACGGACTTCCCCTTTACGACACGGTGAAGCAGGCGGCCTCCGACTGGAAATCGGCGCGGTTTCAACGCGATGCGCTTCCCGGGCTTGTCGTCGCGGCCGGCCAGAAGTTCAATCAACAGAACATCGCGGAGCATTTCGGCGACGTCGTCCTGGACCCGCAACGGCTCGTGGTGACCGAAACCACGAAAGTTCGTGTCTACTTCGTGGGCGAGGCCAGCGGCTACAAGAATGCGGTGGGCATCAACCTTTCCGGGGTCCGAATAGATGAAGGCGACCCGAAACTGCTCATTCCGGACGAGACCTGCCGGCTGAAGCTCTACGAGGCCGCTACGCTGGTCAAGGGCGATCCGCCCCAGCTGCCCATGGAGCCGTTCGGCGAGCGGACCGAGGAATTCCTCTTGCAGCCCGGCGATTTCGTGGATCTTGGCCGCATTGAAGCCGGCACGCACCTGAACTTCTTCCTCGTGTCGCAGGATCAGGGCCGGGTGTACACGCCAGTGCCCGAGGCCAACCCAGACGGCATTCCCCACATGGTCGCGCTGGCGCTCGAGGATTCGCCGTATATGGTGATCAGCTTCGAAGATATGTACCAGGGCGGAGACCGCGATTTCAGCGATTGCGTCCTGGCGGTCGAGATGAGCCATTACAACATCCAGGCGCTGTTGGGGCGCATTGACCCCTGGCGGCGGGCAAAGCAACTGGCCCTGCTCATCGCAATCGTGACGGTCGTGGTTGGCGGACCTCTCGCATACCTCTCATGGCGCACCTACCGCCGTCTGAAACGCCTGCGCGCGGCCTCTGCTCGAGCCAAGGCCCTCCTCGAAGCCAACAAGCCCGACGCGGCCCTGAAAGAGATCGCAAACGCCCATCACGAATACGGCAACAACGTCACCCCGGAATTCACCGGCGTTGAAATCGACGTCTGCGCACACCTGTCCGATATCGGCGGCCTCGCGCGGGTCTACGACGTCAACGCAAAGGCGTTTGTAGACAAGGAAGACGCGTCCTTGCTCGTCGGCCAGGCCCGGATTGCCGAAGAACGCCTCGAACCCTACGGTGAGGTGCGCGAACTCTGGCGCAACCGCGGCTCGCATCCGGGGGCATGGCTCGGCCTCGATGCCGACGCCCTTATCGTCCAGGAGAAACACAAACAGGCCGAATCGTTGCTCCAGCGGCACCGGTTTGACGGCCCCGAAGACAGTTTCCGCCTCGCGCGCCTCGCATCGCTGACCAGCCGCAAGGACCCCGGCAAGGCCCTCGAACTGGCTGACGCAGCGCTCAAACAGAACCCAAACAGCCCGGACATCCACCGGTTTCGGGGAGAGATGCTCGAAGCGCAGGGCGCATTCGACAAGGCCCGGGCAGCTTTCGAACAATCCGTGCGCCTGGCCCCGAGAAATCCCCTCCTGCGCGACGCGCTCGGAGAGTTTTTACGCAGACGCGGCGACTATGCCGCCGCGCTCGCCGTCTGGACCAAGGCCCTCGAACACAACGCTACCGGCGCCTTGTGGATGAAAGCCCTGTTCTGGCGGCGCATCGCGCGGCCCATCCCGCTCGAAATCGAAAAGCTCCTCGTGCCCGAGGACAGCCTGGAACCCCTCGTCCGGTTCCTCGCCGAACTGCCGCCGTCCCGTTTCTGGGACGATGCCCCGTTCGACCGCATTGCCGACGACCGTCCCGACCTCGCCTCGCGGCAGGAAGTCTTCTGGCTGCGCCTGTCACAGGCATTGAAGACCACCCGCGAACCCGAAGCGCTGACCCTGCTGAACCTCAACCGTTTCGGGGCGCGGTCGTGGCAGTCCGAACTCGAGAGCGCCCTCCCGCGCGTCCTCACGTACCGCCGCCTCAAGTTCATGGACCCGTCCCTGCCCCGCGCCGCCGTGGACAGCCGCACTCCCCGGCACCCTTTTTTCGAGACCCTGGACGCGTGGACGCGTGGGCGCGCGGCCGTGCCCGAGGTGTTTCAGCGTCTGGTGCTGAGCGACAGCGTCTTTGCCGCGGCGTACCTGGCGGCGGGATGGTATGAAGCCGGACTGATGCTTCTGCCCGTGGCGGTATTCCAGGGCGAGTGGCCCGATTGGTTCCTTCGCGACGTGTTCGACGCGGTGCGCGCCTGCCGGGGCGAGGACAAGGCCCGCCAATTCCTCAAACAACACCAGCGGCCAAACGGGTAG
- the tyrS gene encoding tyrosine--tRNA ligase, with protein sequence MRLIDELEWRGLLNQVTHPELGEQLEKEQFTFYCGFDPTAESLHIGNLVPIMGMMHFQRRGHKPIVLVGGGTGLIGDPSGKSEERKLQTLENIERHLAGIRAQLGRLLSFEGSNAALMVNNADWLCELRLVEFLRDIGKHFSVNVMLAKESVRARLEDREHGISYTEFTYSLLQAYDFLHLHDAFGCRLQVGGGDQWGNIVAGMDLTRRLRQSETFGLTFPLVTKTDGAKFGKSEQGNVWLDAGRTSPYKFYQFWINQADADVPRLLRYFTFLPQEEIAALEGELAAAPEKRAAHRRLAEEVTAMIHGREQLANAVKASEAMFGGELSGLDDATLEDIFSEMPSTRFPREALASGKPVLDVLVESGVFPSKGEARRTIKSGGVYLNNERITEDARLSEASLCSERIAVVRKGKKNYHLLKFEDQ encoded by the coding sequence ATGCGACTGATAGATGAACTTGAATGGCGCGGTTTGTTGAACCAGGTCACGCACCCCGAACTGGGCGAACAGCTCGAAAAAGAACAGTTCACGTTTTACTGCGGGTTCGACCCGACCGCGGAAAGCCTCCACATCGGCAACCTGGTGCCGATCATGGGGATGATGCACTTCCAGCGGCGGGGGCATAAACCCATCGTTCTCGTAGGCGGCGGCACGGGGCTTATCGGCGACCCGAGCGGCAAATCCGAAGAGCGCAAGCTTCAAACGCTGGAAAATATCGAGCGCCATCTCGCGGGTATCCGGGCGCAGCTCGGCAGACTCTTGTCGTTCGAGGGCAGCAACGCCGCCTTAATGGTCAACAACGCCGACTGGTTGTGCGAGTTGCGGCTGGTCGAGTTTCTGCGCGATATCGGCAAGCACTTCTCGGTCAACGTCATGCTGGCCAAGGAATCGGTCCGCGCGCGTCTCGAAGACCGCGAACACGGCATCTCGTACACCGAATTCACCTATAGCCTGCTTCAGGCCTACGACTTTCTCCACCTGCACGACGCCTTCGGGTGCCGTCTCCAGGTAGGCGGCGGCGATCAGTGGGGCAACATTGTCGCGGGCATGGATCTGACCCGCCGCCTGCGCCAGAGCGAGACGTTCGGCCTCACCTTCCCGCTCGTGACGAAGACGGACGGCGCGAAGTTCGGCAAGTCCGAACAGGGCAACGTGTGGCTCGATGCCGGGCGCACCTCGCCCTACAAGTTCTACCAATTCTGGATCAACCAGGCCGACGCCGACGTGCCGCGCCTGTTGCGCTACTTCACCTTCCTGCCGCAGGAAGAGATCGCCGCGCTCGAGGGGGAACTCGCTGCAGCGCCCGAGAAACGCGCCGCGCATCGCCGCCTGGCCGAGGAAGTCACCGCCATGATTCACGGCAGAGAGCAGCTCGCCAACGCCGTCAAAGCGTCGGAAGCCATGTTCGGCGGCGAGTTGAGCGGGCTGGATGACGCCACCCTCGAGGACATCTTCAGCGAGATGCCCTCGACCCGTTTCCCCCGCGAAGCCCTGGCCAGCGGCAAACCGGTGCTCGACGTGCTCGTCGAAAGTGGGGTATTCCCAAGCAAGGGTGAGGCGCGCCGGACCATCAAGAGCGGCGGCGTCTACCTCAACAACGAGCGCATAACCGAGGACGCCCGCCTCTCCGAGGCCAGCCTGTGTTCTGAGCGTATCGCCGTGGTGCGCAAAGGCAAAAAGAATTATCATCTCCTGAAGTTCGAAGACCAATAG